The DNA window GTGATTGCTCATGAGGATCAAGATAAGATAACTCTCACTTATCATTGTGGCACATATGCTTTCAATCGTATGCCATTTAGACTTTGCAATGCATCAGCTACCTTCCAGAGATGCATGGTGGCCATCTTCCATAATATGGTGGAGGAATTCGTGTAGatttcatggatgatttcttaGTGTTTGGTAAGTCATTTGATGtgtgtttgaaattttttgacaaGGTCTTTGCTCATTATGAAGAGACAACCTTTCGTGCTAAACTGGGAAAATGTCATTTCTTAGCGAGGAAACACTTTGTGCTGGATCATAAAGTGTCAAAGCAAGGCCTAGAGGTTGATCGCGTGAAAGATGAAGTAATAGAGAAGTTACCACCTTCAGAGTCTCAGTGAAAAAGGTGAGGAGTTTCCTTGAACATGCAATGATTTCTCCAAGCCAGACCTATGTGCAGTCTACTGGAAAATGAGGTGAAATTCCAATCTGATGAAAGTTGCATCAAGATTTTTTCTAGGTGCTGAAGGAGAATTTGATCGAAGCTCCAATTCTGATTGCTCCGAATTGGGAGATGCCTTTTGAGTtgatgtgtgatgcgagtgatGTGGTTGTTGGTGAAGTGCTTGGGCAGAGGAAGGAGAAAGTCTTCCATTTTGCCTATTATTCTAGCAAGACATTAGACTCTGCTCAAGTGAACTACACTATGACTAAAAAGGATATGCTTGCCttagttttttcattttataagttTAGGTCACATTTGGTGGGAATCAAAATTATTGTTTATAATGACCATGCATCTATTAGGTACCTGTTCAACAAGAAAGATGCAAAATCAAAGCTTATTAGGTGGATCTTACTATTGCAAAAATTTGATATAGAGATTAAGGACAGAAAAGAGTCAGAGAATCAAATTGCACACTTATCAAGATTGAAGAGTTCGTCTCATGTGCTAGATGAAGGAGAAATTTGTGAAGAGTTTCCTAATGAACAGTTGCTAGCTTTGAGTAACATTTTCATTTTCCAGCTTAGTTTGTAATTTCCATTTCTGCAGTCATTTATCAATCAGAAAACTGTCCCAAAATACTTCTGCTTCTAGATCACCACAAAAATCTTTCATTTTATACATTGTCCATCAAAAATTGTCCAAGAGAGAAACAAAGTTGTCAACAAGACCTTGTATTGTTCCGTATGAGAGCCTTTTCGTTTCGGATAGTAATTCAGAAAATGTGTCTCCCTGACTCCATTCTTTTTCTGTTCCGTGACGAGTTAAATTTAGAGTGTTTTTCCAAAGAAttattcctttccttttctttttcttttgggattCAATACGTACATTGATACAAGGCAAAACAACAATTCATCTATACGAACACACAGTGATGTCCAGATTTACATCACTGATACAAGGAAAATGTACATAATCAACACCTTGAGGACAAAAATAATCCAATGATCACTTCATTTCAGAGTAAACTAGATTTTCATCACAACCGAGCAGGCTCAGTCAAGAAATTCACAACCCTGTTCAAAAAGTTCAGGCCAAAAACAGTCTCTTCGCAGTTGACTTTTACTTTAGTGTCCAGCGGTTCGGAGCATCTACCTTCAACAGTAATAGTAATTAAACATGGGATTGAGTTGCTTAATATCTCACCACTGAACCTAAGCCGTAAACCTGACGCATCATCGAGGTTGGTACCAACAGGCATGTCCACGGATAGATGAAAAAGATTGGAATTACTAAGCACCTTTAAAGCCAAAGTTTCACAGATTACAAGGAAGTTGTCCTTTGCTAAGGGGCTTTCAAGCTTGTTAAGTTCTTCAATATGGTCAATGAAAGTACACCTGTAGCAAATTATAGGAaaatcatcacaagagaattcaAGAACAAAGAGTGTAAAGCCCACAAAACAACAAGTTGTGGCGAACTTCAAACTTTCATTTACACATCCAACTTAAACTAATATTTCTCAGATGTCCTCTTTGTAGAGggtttttactttcttttcccATTTGTAAGGTTCGAAAACCGGGGCACCCACACACAATTCAAGAACAGAGAATCGTCATCATTTTCCATAAAAACAGCGAAATGGCATATCTCAATTGATTTATCCGCAAATAACACAATTGGATTTGCCAATTTGGTTTGATAAAAGCAACAATCTCTTGGCCTCTCAACACAGACATGAGAcacaaaacaataacaaaccAAACATCAAGGGTTCAAACAACTGACCTCCTTATATATTCAAACATTCCAGGCAGCTGAGATTCCTTGATTGAGAACATATCAATTTCCATTGGAAGAGGTTTTACAAAATACCCAATATCAGGTCTCAACTTCACAGGATACTTCTTGCCATTGCACCATAAAAGCAGCTTAAGGGGCAATAGATGATGGTGGAACCGGACCTGAAGCATTCTCTGCATAACCTGACCTCGCTCCAGCTTAGTAATTTCTTCCATTGGAACTAGAGTCGGCACATCATTAACAGACATCTTGGAACTACAAACAAAGATGAACAAGTGCAAGAGACCTCACCAACTTGAAGAAAGAGTAAGATGCCATAGCATGACTAAACAGAACGATCGTAATGCCAAAGTTAtcatattaccaaaaaaaaaaaaaacgacaGCAGATGAACAGAGCAGAACAAATCATAGCAACAGGAAACTGGGGCATCCTCTACACTATCAATCGTATTATATGAATAACTGACCATTCAGGAAACTGGGGGCCAGGTATTGAGGTGTTCCAGTTATCCATTTCAGTGACTAGAGATGAATTATGTATTTACATTTCTGTAATGGCCTCAGCTAGCTCTATGATAATATCTACTTATCTCGTTGAGCATTTCACTGAATGCCTGAAGACCAGTGAAACAATGAACTCCTGGCCACTAGTTCATATAGCAACAAGAGGAACTGAAAAAAAGTTTTTCTAGATAAGAAATAGAACCTTCACAAAGGACAGCATAACTTAAAGAACTATCTTATCATTACATCTAGGAAAAGGTTGACTGACAAAAGAAATATTCAAAAGGGCATGCTCTCAAAACAGCATTATTCACCATAAGAATCAGTATTATTTTGACCAACAaagtaaatattgaaaattgcAAAGCACAACAATAACCTCTCATCTGATGTCAGCACTTGATCTGAAGATTCTACCCTCATGCCAGAATCCTCTTCGATCAACTGTATATTTGACATAGCTTCCACTGAATTGTTGGTAAATATGACCTGAATACAAACAAGCAGAGGAGATATGCTTGACACCTCTGATGAAAATATGTATTCCACAGTCAAGCCGTTTCCATTTGCAGGATCTAACAAAGTGTAGGACTTAGGTTTCACTCTGCTACTAAgatctccaattgaaattctGGCCAATGATTGACAGACATTATTTAATTCTACCGAATTATGGGTAGAACCAGGATTGTCATCCAACCAGGATTCAAGAGATTTTATCGACATTAATTCCCCAAGATCATTGGAGTCAGAATTTTGATTAAACCTTGGTCCCAATTGATTCCCATGAGCATTGCCACTGTCAGAAAGATGAATCAGTGGACCAGCATGCTCATCATCATCACTCACAGACCCACTCCTGTGGCTACCGTGAATTCCACTTGAACCAGTTCTAGAATCTTGAGAATTGTAACCAGAGGTGCTTTCTTCATTTAGTGATCCAGATACTGTGTCAGCATCATCAGTTTCATACGATTCACTTTGAGTGGCACCATTCCCTGGTTGTTTCATACCTATTACCATATTGGGTtcatgagtagtatcattgcaGATCAAACTTAATGGCTGTGGGAGAGGTTCATATCCTGGAGCAGCATGAAGAACCATCTGTGAAAGAGATCCAGGAAGATAAAAACGATAAGCTAATGGTTCTGAAGGTATGGATTTTATTTCTCTCCCAAATAAATGTCCTGTGAGTACATGCAATGTGCTGTCAGGAGCTGATTCTTCCAACTCATGAGTGCCTATGTAGTGAGATAAGAGTTTCTGTAGAAGACGACCACGGTCACGGATGTCATAGTTCAAGTCACGTTTAGCTAGTTCAAGTACATAGTTTAAGAGTGTCTTGAAGGTTGATAGTGCTTCCCCTTCTGCATGTAATAAGACCTGAAAAAAATACAAGCCTATTGTTGATTAAATGAGACAAGGTTCATGAAATAATCAAATCGAGGTTTAAGAAATTCAGCCATTGATTaatcaaagaaaattatttcttaaaaataccaAATCAGTTGCATATTTGGATAGCATCTCTTTCTCAAAGATTACATGAGTCTGCAACATCTAATCTTTATACTTTTGAGAAACCCTCTGCCAGATCTACGAGCAGAATAAGTTCAATATGTAAACTCATAAGGGTATGTCAGGTTAGACAATTTTTAGCAATCATATTTTAGGACAGATTAACTCATATTACAGAGAGCTTGAAAGTACAGCCAAGCACTCCTCATAACAAAGATACTCTAATAATCATCTTTAGTTTGCCAAAAGAATACATGTCATTATTGATTTTGTTGGATGCTTATGTAGATAAACAAACACCATTTCACGTCCTGTAAATAACAGACTCGACATCTCATATCAATCTACTTCCTCAATAGATACTGGAGTAACTAAATCTAGCACAAAAGAACCATTGCCGATAGCGGAGATGCTCCTACAATGTCAGTTGTGCTTCTTAATAGCAATTGAAGCCATTAAACAGTAAGCTCACCTTCTCTGCTGTTTGTTTATAGATTCAATTTTTGTCTAAACAATGCAAAGTACAGACATAGGCAAATATTCCAATTAGGCCAAGAACATCAAAGGAATATAATaatgagaaaagaagaagattttCCAGAGTTAAAAAGTACAATTAAGATAATTGCAAAATTTTCCATCCAAAAACATTCGAGCTAGAGGCTCattgaagaaaaacaaatatatttgtagTGCTCTACCTTGACCATGGCATTAAGAATCTGGAGCTTCGTTTCAAGTGCTTCAGAAGAAAAAGTCCAAGCAAGATACTTGAGAACTGTGGGTAACACCTTTGGAATAATATGTCCCATGGAGTTATACTCGCCCAACATCCAAATAATCATTGCA is part of the Solanum stenotomum isolate F172 chromosome 8, ASM1918654v1, whole genome shotgun sequence genome and encodes:
- the LOC125873712 gene encoding uncharacterized protein LOC125873712, giving the protein MKPPPPFPQKFKRQKEMNALGISKYVKNVKDIVVINWRLNEYETIIDKARNNMSGYNHIVIAHEDQDKITLTYHCGTYAFNRMPFRLCNASATFQRCMVAIFHNMVFAHYEETTFRAKLGKCHFLARKHFVLDHKVSKQGLEVDRVKDEVLKENLIEAPILIAPNWEMPFELMCDASDVVVGEVLGQRKEKVFHFAYYSSKTLDSAQVNYTMTKKDMLALVFSFYKFRSHLVGIKIIVYNDHASIRYLFNKKDAKSKLIRWILLLQKFDIEIKDRKESENQIAHLSRLKSSSHVLDEGEICEEFPNEQLLALSNIFIFQLSL
- the LOC125872250 gene encoding AP3-complex subunit beta-A isoform X1 → MFTQFGATADSLSKASSLMFRIGTDAHLYDDPDDVNIAPLLDSKFDSEKCEALKRLLALIAQGCNVSNFFPQVVKNVASQSMEVKKLVYLYLLHYAEKRPNEALLSINCFQKDLGDPNPLVRAWALRTMAGIRLHVIAPLVLVAVGKCARDPSVYVRKCATNALPKLHDLRLEENISTIEELVGILLNDNAPGVVGAAAAAFASICPNNFSLIAKNYRRLCGTLPDVEEWGQIVLIGILIRYSIARHGLVKESLMVASHSPENSNSGKEGSETYFGIKERTNGIGSVVCESEIAEMVSRSYLEGPDKYLSRPCSERASSFKDLSHFTSAKSNDDVKILLQCTLPLLWSQNSAVVLAAAGVHWIMAPKEEIKRIVKPLLFLLRSSDASKYVVLCNIQVFAKAMPTLFVSHFEDFFVSSIDPYPVKALKLDILSLIATDSSISPIFNEFQDYIKDPDRRFAADAVAAIGLCAQRLPNIASICLEGLLVLTSSEISDVDIASLDEEAIILIQAINSIKTIIKHEHSSHDKVIVHLARKLDSIRVPSARAMIIWMLGEYNSMGHIIPKVLPTVLKYLAWTFSSEALETKLQILNAMVKVLLHAEGEALSTFKTLLNYVLELAKRDLNYDIRDRGRLLQKLLSHYIGTHELEESAPDSTLHVLTGHLFGREIKSIPSEPLAYRFYLPGSLSQMVLHAAPGYEPLPQPLSLICNDTTHEPNMVIGMKQPGNGATQSESYETDDADTVSGSLNEESTSGYNSQDSRTGSSGIHGSHRSGSVSDDDEHAGPLIHLSDSGNAHGNQLGPRFNQNSDSNDLGELMSIKSLESWLDDNPGSTHNSVELNNVCQSLARISIGDLSSRVKPKSYTLLDPANGNGLTVEYIFSSEVSSISPLLVCIQVIFTNNSVEAMSNIQLIEEDSGMRVESSDQVLTSDESSKMSVNDVPTLVPMEEITKLERGQVMQRMLQVRFHHHLLPLKLLLWCNGKKYPVKLRPDIGYFVKPLPMEIDMFSIKESQLPGMFEYIRRCTFIDHIEELNKLESPLAKDNFLVICETLALKVLSNSNLFHLSVDMPVGTNLDDASGLRLRFSGEILSNSIPCLITITVEGRCSEPLDTKVKVNCEETVFGLNFLNRVVNFLTEPARL
- the LOC125872250 gene encoding AP3-complex subunit beta-A isoform X2; this translates as MFTQFGATADSLSKASSLMFRIGTDAHLYDDPDDVNIAPLLDSKFDSEKCEALKRLLALIAQGCNVSNFFPQVVKNVASQSMEVKKLVYLYLLHYAEKRPNEALLSINCFQKDLGDPNPLVRAWALRTMAGIRLHVIAPLVLVAVGKCARDPSVYVRKCATNALPKLHDLRLEENISTIEELVGILLNDNAPGVVGAAAAAFASICPNNFSLIAKNYRRLCGTLPDVEEWGQIVLIGILIRYSIARHGLVKESLMVASHSPENSNSGKEGSETYFGIKERTNGIGSVVCESEIAEMVSRSYLEGPDKYLSRPCSERASSFKDLSHFTSAKSNDDVKILLQCTLPLLWSQNSAVVLAAAGVHWIMAPKEEIKRIVKPLLFLLRSSDASKYVVLCNIQVFAKAMPTLFVSHFEDFFVSSIDPYPVKALKLDILSLIATDSSISPIFNEFQDYIKDPDRRFAADAVAAIGLCAQRLPNIASICLEGLLVLTSSDVDIASLDEEAIILIQAINSIKTIIKHEHSSHDKVIVHLARKLDSIRVPSARAMIIWMLGEYNSMGHIIPKVLPTVLKYLAWTFSSEALETKLQILNAMVKVLLHAEGEALSTFKTLLNYVLELAKRDLNYDIRDRGRLLQKLLSHYIGTHELEESAPDSTLHVLTGHLFGREIKSIPSEPLAYRFYLPGSLSQMVLHAAPGYEPLPQPLSLICNDTTHEPNMVIGMKQPGNGATQSESYETDDADTVSGSLNEESTSGYNSQDSRTGSSGIHGSHRSGSVSDDDEHAGPLIHLSDSGNAHGNQLGPRFNQNSDSNDLGELMSIKSLESWLDDNPGSTHNSVELNNVCQSLARISIGDLSSRVKPKSYTLLDPANGNGLTVEYIFSSEVSSISPLLVCIQVIFTNNSVEAMSNIQLIEEDSGMRVESSDQVLTSDESSKMSVNDVPTLVPMEEITKLERGQVMQRMLQVRFHHHLLPLKLLLWCNGKKYPVKLRPDIGYFVKPLPMEIDMFSIKESQLPGMFEYIRRCTFIDHIEELNKLESPLAKDNFLVICETLALKVLSNSNLFHLSVDMPVGTNLDDASGLRLRFSGEILSNSIPCLITITVEGRCSEPLDTKVKVNCEETVFGLNFLNRVVNFLTEPARL